Proteins encoded by one window of Paenibacillus urinalis:
- a CDS encoding nucleotide sugar dehydrogenase encodes MTEQFHTLMNAIENKKAVLGVVGLGYVGLPLAVEMVKQGFTVIGIDLDPSKVERIYQGDSYIHDITSEDLKTVMQSGRFQPTTDYSMLRVIDALSICVPTPLSENQDPDTSYIETVVDNIKQHMKKGMLITLESTTYPGTTEELIEQELEAIGHKVGEDYFLCFSPERVDPSNGRFTTFNTPKVIGGTTEECLKLGVALYSKYVQTVVPVSNPKVAEMSKLLENTFRSVNIAFVNEMAMMCDRMGIDIWEVIDAAATKPFGFMPFYPGPGIGGHCIPLDPMYLSWKAKGFRFYSQFIELAQNTNDNMPYYVTNKTATILNEYAKSVRKSNILLLGMAYKPNIADLRESPGLEVYELFKEAGANVEYYDPYADTFRDKHGSTVYSVKYDPEKFKSYDCIVLITNHKNLEYDVIASLGVPVLDTRNAFKDYPLPHIYKIGHSVQHPVTQQEEAVLA; translated from the coding sequence GTGACAGAGCAATTCCATACTTTAATGAATGCGATTGAGAACAAGAAAGCGGTGCTTGGTGTAGTAGGATTAGGTTATGTTGGGCTGCCGCTGGCCGTAGAAATGGTAAAACAGGGTTTTACCGTTATCGGTATTGATTTGGACCCATCCAAAGTGGAACGAATTTATCAAGGGGATTCCTACATCCATGACATTACTTCCGAGGATCTGAAGACCGTAATGCAAAGCGGACGCTTTCAACCAACAACAGACTACAGCATGCTTCGCGTTATCGATGCACTGAGCATTTGTGTCCCAACGCCGCTTAGCGAGAATCAGGATCCGGATACATCTTATATCGAGACTGTTGTAGATAATATTAAGCAGCATATGAAGAAGGGCATGCTGATTACACTAGAGAGCACAACTTATCCAGGTACAACCGAAGAGCTGATTGAGCAGGAGCTTGAGGCAATTGGTCATAAAGTAGGTGAGGACTACTTCCTGTGCTTCTCGCCGGAACGCGTCGACCCGTCCAACGGAAGGTTTACGACATTCAACACACCTAAGGTGATCGGCGGCACAACGGAGGAATGTCTGAAGCTGGGTGTTGCCCTGTACAGCAAATATGTACAGACCGTAGTTCCTGTCTCCAATCCGAAGGTAGCTGAAATGTCCAAGCTGCTGGAAAATACATTCCGCAGTGTAAACATTGCTTTTGTAAACGAGATGGCGATGATGTGTGACCGCATGGGCATCGACATTTGGGAAGTCATTGATGCGGCTGCAACGAAGCCGTTTGGATTTATGCCATTCTACCCGGGTCCTGGAATCGGTGGCCACTGCATTCCGCTTGATCCGATGTACCTGTCCTGGAAAGCGAAGGGCTTCCGATTCTATAGTCAATTCATTGAGCTTGCTCAAAATACAAATGATAATATGCCTTACTATGTAACGAACAAGACAGCGACGATCTTGAACGAGTATGCCAAGTCGGTCCGCAAATCAAATATCTTGCTGCTCGGTATGGCTTATAAGCCGAATATTGCCGATCTACGCGAATCACCTGGACTTGAAGTGTACGAGCTGTTCAAGGAAGCAGGAGCGAATGTTGAGTACTACGATCCGTATGCAGACACATTCCGTGACAAGCATGGTTCTACCGTATACAGCGTGAAATACGATCCGGAGAAGTTCAAATCATACGACTGCATCGTGCTGATTACGAACCATAAGAATCTGGAATATGACGTTATTGCATCCCTTGGCGTGCCGGTACTGGATACTCGTAATGCGTTCAAGGATTATCCGCTGCCTCACATTTATAAAATTGGCCATTCCGTACAACATCCGGTGACACAGCAGGAAGAAGCGGTACTCGCATAA
- a CDS encoding DNA polymerase IV, with the protein MERMKRVIMLADCQSFYASVEKSAHPEYANRPLVVAGDPARRSGIILAACPIAKSYGITTAERLSDALAKCPDVVVVRPRMSEYIRVSLHITDILQSYTDLVEPYSIDEQFLDVTGSLGLFGSPEDIALRIQQQIMQETGVYVRLGISDTKVVSKMACDLFAKKNKNGIYVLPKEQIADTLWPMPIRDMFMVGSRMSRHFYKMGIHTIGDLARTPLPRLRDRWGVNGEVLWRIANGVDQSPVMPSTFHQQQKGIGHQMTLPRDYTTWSEIQVVLLELCELVARRSREKSLMGSVVSVGCRGIDFDKPTGFSRQMKIEEPTHITDEVYEAAKTLFLRHWDGEPVRRIGVSLTDLVPDTEYQLTWFDEREQKRELEKATDEIKRRFGDTAIMRASSLQKAGQAHDRSRKIGGHYR; encoded by the coding sequence ATGGAACGAATGAAACGCGTTATTATGCTGGCAGACTGCCAATCCTTTTATGCGAGCGTGGAGAAATCGGCCCATCCCGAGTATGCAAACCGGCCGCTTGTCGTAGCAGGTGACCCTGCCCGGCGTTCCGGCATTATACTGGCTGCCTGCCCTATTGCGAAGTCCTACGGAATTACAACGGCAGAACGCCTGTCCGATGCGCTTGCGAAATGTCCGGATGTTGTGGTGGTTCGGCCCCGGATGTCAGAATATATTCGTGTCTCTCTCCATATTACGGATATTCTCCAGTCCTATACCGATCTCGTTGAGCCCTATAGTATTGATGAGCAGTTCCTTGATGTTACCGGCAGCCTCGGCTTGTTCGGCAGTCCTGAGGACATTGCTCTCCGTATTCAGCAGCAGATCATGCAGGAAACCGGCGTATATGTACGACTAGGCATCAGCGATACTAAGGTTGTGAGCAAGATGGCCTGTGATCTTTTTGCCAAAAAAAATAAAAACGGCATCTATGTTCTTCCCAAAGAACAAATTGCAGATACGCTGTGGCCGATGCCCATTCGGGACATGTTTATGGTCGGCTCTCGGATGTCACGCCATTTTTACAAGATGGGGATTCATACGATCGGCGATTTAGCCCGAACCCCGCTGCCGAGACTCCGTGACCGCTGGGGAGTTAACGGAGAGGTGCTGTGGCGCATTGCAAACGGCGTGGATCAATCGCCCGTCATGCCCAGCACCTTCCACCAGCAGCAAAAAGGTATCGGACATCAAATGACGCTGCCAAGAGACTATACGACCTGGTCAGAAATTCAGGTTGTGCTGCTCGAACTATGTGAGCTTGTAGCCAGACGTTCCCGGGAGAAAAGTCTCATGGGAAGTGTTGTATCTGTAGGCTGCCGGGGCATCGATTTTGATAAACCGACCGGCTTCTCCCGCCAGATGAAGATTGAAGAGCCTACTCACATTACCGATGAGGTCTATGAAGCAGCCAAGACGCTCTTCCTGCGTCACTGGGATGGTGAGCCTGTACGGCGGATCGGCGTATCACTAACCGACCTTGTACCTGATACAGAATATCAGCTGACATGGTTTGATGAGCGTGAACAGAAGCGGGAGCTGGAGAAGGCAACTGATGAGATTAAACGAAGATTTGGAGACACCGCTATTATGCGTGCTTCCTCTCTGCAAAAGGCCGGGCAGGCACATGATCGTTCTCGTAAAATTGGAGGTCATTACCGATGA
- a CDS encoding YolD-like family protein, with the protein MSKKLERNGLFESSRMMLPEHREAYVTHQQRLAPKARPQLDSQAAEEMSRLLAESLMLYTEITLVLFDEWEDILMSGIVVKFDQASRSIRLQDEEGTLHDIRMRHIIEVRSGR; encoded by the coding sequence ATGAGTAAAAAGTTAGAACGCAATGGATTGTTTGAATCCTCACGTATGATGCTTCCTGAGCACCGGGAGGCCTATGTTACGCATCAGCAAAGACTCGCACCCAAGGCTCGCCCTCAGCTGGATTCTCAAGCAGCTGAAGAAATGTCGCGTTTGCTTGCTGAGTCTCTTATGCTGTATACAGAGATAACCCTTGTCCTGTTTGACGAGTGGGAAGATATACTGATGAGCGGCATCGTGGTCAAATTCGATCAGGCTTCACGCTCAATCCGCCTTCAGGATGAAGAAGGTACGCTTCATGACATTCGAATGCGGCATATTATCGAAGTTCGCTCTGGCCGTTAA
- a CDS encoding response regulator — protein MANTVTLERQMTVNVYDILEEQLKGMGSRPSGVVFVHCKNMEQQPEAEVNEALERTCETEFQLWKDSKTSTIAVFLPGLTLNATHYQALLIKQELLERLGEADPRLTMAGFPEMGSPSRHMLKNMAESAKLSQSTDIQLYTKNETMTAPGKILIVDYDETTREFLRIRLSMQGYETFEAVDGLSAIELAKKINPDLILTELNLYGVSGLSFIHQIQSLELQIQPKVIVLTDQRVEDTISKCFEKGVDDYVTKPYSPVELDARIRRCFQSNAVS, from the coding sequence TTGGCAAATACGGTCACGCTTGAGCGTCAAATGACGGTGAATGTGTACGACATTCTAGAGGAGCAGCTAAAAGGAATGGGGAGCAGGCCCAGTGGTGTCGTGTTTGTACATTGCAAGAATATGGAGCAGCAGCCGGAGGCTGAAGTGAATGAAGCTCTAGAGCGTACTTGCGAAACAGAATTTCAGCTATGGAAGGACAGCAAGACGAGCACAATCGCTGTGTTTCTTCCTGGCTTGACACTGAACGCTACGCATTACCAGGCACTGCTCATCAAGCAGGAGCTCTTGGAGCGTCTCGGTGAGGCGGATCCGCGGCTGACGATGGCCGGCTTCCCTGAGATGGGCAGCCCAAGCAGGCATATGCTCAAAAATATGGCAGAGTCAGCGAAGCTTAGTCAAAGCACTGACATTCAGCTGTATACCAAGAATGAGACGATGACAGCACCGGGGAAAATTCTGATCGTTGATTATGACGAGACGACACGCGAGTTTTTGAGAATACGACTGTCTATGCAAGGCTATGAAACCTTTGAAGCGGTCGACGGTCTCTCCGCTATAGAACTGGCTAAGAAGATTAACCCGGATTTGATCTTGACCGAGCTTAATTTGTACGGCGTAAGCGGACTGTCGTTTATCCATCAGATTCAGAGCCTCGAGCTGCAGATACAGCCTAAGGTCATCGTGCTGACAGATCAGCGGGTTGAAGACACGATCAGCAAGTGCTTCGAAAAAGGAGTAGACGACTATGTTACCAAGCCGTACTCTCCGGTTGAGCTGGATGCGCGCATTCGCCGCTGCTTCCAAAGTAATGCAGTTTCTTAA
- a CDS encoding cell wall hydrolase, with protein MKKKITTLLITCACALSVLGSAASADAATLRLGSQSAEVVEVQERLHSKNYFTAGISGYYGNHTKAAVKSFQRAYGLSVDGVVGPNTKSKLEAVAPINNKVLRHLAGIIQDEAGGESLTGKIAVGAVILNRVQSNAFPDSITNVIFQKNQFTPAMDGKLSSPTAASYEAARRALTGYDPSKGALYFYNPKTASSSWIKSRPVTQTLGNHVFTK; from the coding sequence ATGAAGAAGAAAATAACAACTCTATTAATAACATGTGCCTGTGCACTTTCCGTGCTGGGCTCAGCGGCATCAGCAGATGCGGCGACACTGCGCCTTGGCAGTCAAAGTGCAGAGGTCGTGGAAGTACAAGAAAGACTGCATAGCAAAAATTATTTTACGGCTGGAATCAGCGGTTACTATGGTAACCATACGAAAGCTGCCGTCAAGTCATTCCAGCGAGCTTACGGATTAAGTGTGGATGGTGTTGTCGGTCCTAATACGAAGTCCAAGCTTGAGGCTGTTGCTCCAATCAATAACAAGGTGCTTCGGCATTTGGCAGGAATTATACAGGATGAGGCTGGCGGTGAATCCTTGACAGGTAAGATTGCGGTGGGTGCCGTTATTCTGAACCGGGTTCAGAGCAATGCTTTTCCGGACTCCATAACCAACGTCATATTCCAGAAGAATCAATTTACGCCGGCAATGGACGGTAAGCTCAGCAGTCCAACGGCTGCATCCTATGAGGCTGCCCGCAGGGCGCTGACGGGCTATGATCCCTCCAAGGGTGCTCTGTATTTCTATAACCCTAAGACAGCATCCTCGTCGTGGATTAAATCCCGGCCTGTGACGCAAACACTTGGGAATCATGTATTTACGAAATAG
- a CDS encoding glycosyltransferase family 2 protein: MYYVVFVTVLYFGILCFSYKDIWSIRRRSEFSSFKSLAGSDVVPPVSLLVPAYNEELTIIENVKCLMTLNYPTYEVIVINDGSSDRTVQVLVKEFGLTEIKNPSFRGTINVEPIRGVYHNPEYPFLYLIDKENGGKADSLNAGINFSHYPLISSIDADSLLEKDALIRMARMYLENPEETVAIGGDVRIANGCKIENGAVKEVSLPRKMWPMFQSIEYLKAFLGGRIGWSQLNGLIIVSGAFGLFSKEAVIAVGGYRGGYPGEDMNIIIKLHRYMLENKIKYRVAFCPEAVCWTQAPDTYKIISNQRKRWGRGNLKNMIENGNMMFRPKYKTMGLLTMPYNIFFEALNPYFRITGLLALAGYVALDMTAWPVLVIFGLLNFLSGYLLSVAALILEEIAFRRYPKPADLVKMLTFSALKFVGYHQLGVLWRVQGHIQYMQNNNSWGAMTRQSWEEPKVEEAA; encoded by the coding sequence ATATATTACGTCGTGTTTGTTACTGTCTTGTATTTTGGTATTCTTTGTTTCTCATACAAGGATATATGGTCCATCCGGCGCAGGTCCGAGTTTTCAAGCTTTAAGAGCCTTGCAGGATCAGACGTGGTGCCTCCGGTATCGCTGCTGGTGCCGGCTTACAATGAAGAGCTGACCATTATCGAGAATGTAAAATGCTTGATGACCTTAAATTATCCTACTTATGAAGTTATCGTCATCAACGATGGATCTAGCGACAGAACCGTTCAGGTGCTTGTCAAAGAGTTTGGTCTTACAGAAATTAAAAATCCAAGCTTCCGCGGCACCATTAACGTCGAGCCGATCCGCGGGGTATATCACAATCCGGAATATCCGTTCCTGTACCTGATTGATAAAGAGAACGGAGGCAAAGCGGATTCACTTAACGCCGGAATTAACTTCTCGCATTATCCGCTGATTTCTTCCATTGATGCAGATTCCCTGCTGGAGAAGGATGCACTGATTCGCATGGCCCGCATGTACCTGGAGAATCCGGAAGAGACTGTGGCCATCGGCGGCGATGTAAGAATCGCGAACGGCTGCAAGATCGAGAACGGTGCAGTCAAGGAAGTGTCACTGCCTAGGAAGATGTGGCCGATGTTTCAATCGATTGAGTATTTAAAAGCTTTTCTTGGAGGACGGATTGGCTGGAGTCAGTTAAACGGACTCATTATCGTATCGGGAGCCTTCGGTTTATTCAGCAAAGAGGCGGTTATCGCTGTCGGCGGATACCGGGGGGGTTATCCTGGGGAAGACATGAACATTATTATTAAGCTGCATCGTTACATGCTGGAGAACAAGATTAAATATCGGGTTGCTTTTTGCCCTGAAGCGGTATGCTGGACTCAAGCACCTGACACGTACAAGATCATTTCCAACCAGCGCAAGCGCTGGGGCCGCGGTAACTTAAAAAATATGATTGAGAACGGCAATATGATGTTTAGACCAAAGTATAAGACCATGGGTCTGCTGACGATGCCTTATAACATATTTTTTGAAGCGTTGAATCCTTATTTCCGTATTACGGGGCTGCTTGCTCTAGCGGGTTATGTAGCCTTGGATATGACAGCTTGGCCTGTACTTGTTATCTTCGGGCTGCTGAACTTCCTTAGCGGATATCTTCTCAGTGTAGCTGCGCTGATCCTAGAGGAGATTGCTTTCCGCCGTTATCCGAAGCCAGCTGATCTTGTAAAAATGTTAACCTTCTCGGCCTTGAAATTCGTAGGATATCACCAGCTTGGCGTGCTGTGGAGAGTACAAGGGCATATCCAATATATGCAGAACAACAACTCCTGGGGCGCGATGACAAGACAGAGCTGGGAAGAGCCGAAAGTGGAAGAGGCCGCGTGA
- a CDS encoding MFS transporter, whose product MSNLEVLRNPKQRKLLFSAGLSWMFDAMEVGMMSFIVAALAKEWLLTPGEVGLVSSSTSIGMAVGALLAGTMADKYGRKAVLMWTLLIFSVASGISALATGYVFLCIIRFIAGVGLGGELPVASTLVSESVPAKERGRAVVLLESFWAAGWILSALISFFVIPEYGWQVAFLIGALPALYALYLRRAIEDSPRLENKQELRKVPFREKFASVWSTEHRKTTLMLWILWFTVVFSYYGMFLWLPSIMQIKGFELVKSFQYVLIMTLAQLPGYFTAAYFIERFGRKFVLVVYLVMTAISALWFGNAETEVSLILAGMSLSFFNLGAWGGMYAYTPELYPLKARSTGVGLSASIGRVGGILAPLLVGLLVQKGVAVESIFVLFFVTVLIGAAAVLILGRETKGLELED is encoded by the coding sequence ATGAGTAATTTAGAAGTATTGCGTAATCCGAAGCAGCGCAAGCTGCTGTTCAGCGCAGGGCTCAGCTGGATGTTCGATGCAATGGAAGTCGGCATGATGTCCTTTATCGTTGCGGCACTGGCCAAAGAGTGGCTGCTTACGCCGGGTGAAGTTGGACTCGTATCGAGCTCCACCTCCATCGGCATGGCGGTAGGTGCATTGCTGGCAGGAACGATGGCAGATAAGTATGGACGTAAGGCGGTCCTCATGTGGACACTGCTTATTTTCTCTGTAGCAAGCGGAATTTCGGCACTGGCTACAGGTTACGTGTTTCTATGCATTATCCGGTTCATTGCCGGGGTCGGACTTGGTGGAGAGCTTCCTGTAGCCTCTACGCTCGTATCGGAGTCTGTACCGGCCAAAGAGCGGGGACGAGCCGTTGTGCTGCTGGAGAGCTTCTGGGCAGCGGGATGGATTCTATCTGCGCTGATCTCCTTTTTCGTTATTCCCGAATACGGATGGCAAGTGGCTTTTCTGATCGGGGCGCTGCCTGCCCTATATGCACTCTACTTGCGAAGAGCCATCGAGGATTCACCTCGGCTTGAGAACAAGCAGGAGCTGCGTAAAGTTCCGTTTCGCGAGAAATTTGCATCGGTGTGGTCCACTGAGCATCGCAAGACGACGCTGATGCTATGGATTCTATGGTTTACAGTGGTGTTCTCTTACTATGGGATGTTCCTGTGGCTGCCAAGCATTATGCAGATCAAGGGCTTTGAGCTGGTCAAGAGCTTTCAGTATGTGCTGATTATGACATTGGCCCAGCTTCCGGGATATTTCACAGCAGCGTACTTCATCGAGAGGTTCGGCCGCAAGTTTGTTCTCGTTGTATATTTGGTAATGACTGCGATAAGTGCGCTGTGGTTCGGTAATGCGGAAACAGAAGTCAGCCTGATTCTGGCAGGGATGTCATTATCATTCTTTAACCTTGGAGCCTGGGGAGGAATGTACGCCTATACACCGGAGCTGTATCCCCTTAAGGCGCGTTCTACAGGTGTCGGTCTTTCAGCCTCAATCGGTCGGGTCGGGGGGATCCTTGCACCGCTGCTCGTAGGACTATTGGTGCAAAAAGGGGTCGCTGTGGAATCCATCTTCGTATTGTTTTTCGTTACCGTGCTAATAGGAGCAGCGGCGGTTCTTATCCTTGGCCGAGAGACTAAAGGGCTTGAGCTCGAAGATTAG
- a CDS encoding SOS response-associated peptidase, with the protein MCGRFTLGISLEELMLRYMLEEIPDYIDYRPHYNIAPTQQIMAVIHDGSQRRAGTLRWGLVPHWAKDLSIGSRMINARSETVLDKPAFRESFLRKRCLIPADGFYEWLKEEDGTKTPYRIIPRTGLFSFAGLYDTWMDPEGQRVSTCTILTTSPNTLMSRIHDRMPVILSPGKEQLWLDRTVQQPEELLPLLRPYPEEEMEAYPVSRAVNRVANDSVELTHPLA; encoded by the coding sequence ATGTGCGGACGATTTACGCTTGGAATATCACTTGAAGAATTGATGCTCCGCTATATGCTGGAGGAGATTCCGGATTATATTGATTACAGGCCTCATTATAATATTGCGCCGACACAGCAAATTATGGCTGTCATTCATGATGGATCACAGCGACGTGCCGGAACACTGAGATGGGGACTCGTTCCTCATTGGGCCAAGGACCTCAGCATAGGGAGCCGAATGATTAATGCGCGCAGTGAAACCGTGCTGGATAAGCCTGCATTTCGGGAATCGTTTCTTCGCAAGCGATGCCTTATTCCCGCCGATGGCTTTTACGAGTGGCTGAAAGAGGAGGATGGAACCAAAACACCTTATCGCATCATCCCCCGGACGGGCTTGTTCAGCTTTGCCGGGCTGTATGATACATGGATGGATCCTGAAGGGCAGCGTGTCAGCACCTGTACGATTCTGACCACAAGCCCAAATACGCTTATGAGCCGTATACATGATCGGATGCCGGTCATTCTCTCTCCTGGCAAGGAGCAGCTGTGGCTGGATCGCACCGTGCAGCAGCCAGAAGAGCTCCTTCCGCTTCTGCGTCCTTATCCGGAGGAAGAGATGGAGGCTTATCCCGTATCACGTGCCGTGAATCGGGTCGCGAATGACAGTGTTGAATTAACACATCCTTTGGCGTAG
- a CDS encoding stage VI sporulation protein F yields the protein MSYQKYGISPQLVERVKTKMKNPVMKEKVKVLIDGVTKADLQNSAKVRRLVKSSAAILNEKFTSADEDKLVKFVIDQKIDPNNTLHLIKLWGMFR from the coding sequence TTGAGCTATCAAAAATATGGGATTAGTCCACAGCTGGTGGAACGGGTGAAGACCAAAATGAAGAACCCGGTGATGAAGGAAAAAGTTAAAGTGCTGATTGACGGCGTGACCAAGGCCGATTTGCAAAATAGTGCGAAAGTCAGACGGTTGGTCAAATCATCTGCAGCCATTCTGAATGAAAAATTTACTTCCGCAGATGAAGATAAGCTCGTTAAATTCGTAATTGATCAAAAAATTGATCCGAACAATACCCTGCATCTCATCAAGCTGTGGGGAATGTTTCGTTAA
- a CDS encoding HEAT repeat domain-containing protein — MFSNIALAYAFLYLCAGLIVAGIIILFALKNSHNSKLRKKELYAKKHQDYFVYVQANLTGSEPIRLPIGKLTKLEREVIMDKCIAWIDQLKGEHADKLRDLTRETGFVDEQLKLLNSSWTGTAIQAAYRLGGMRSTEAAEPILELLKEEKKVNYAIIYARAAARCAERPAQLKEMLGYLLSKGKPIHRMAADILMETSLESSKLLYELLESDDPDFVKVGIVAMSGHAIPEVMPAVTQLFGSKDLHIRSEAVKLYLSTNPVLKERNIVEWMGDPVAEVRAEMAKTLGAGHQAGSIPLLKNALGDEDWLVRHNSANSLMQLGEEGFEALCETALKGTGVAKDTALEYAERAIEAANEHEEIEKMMTFNKKRLIYNRYFGTAPQANANRMSGVIGGDFTA, encoded by the coding sequence ATGTTTTCAAACATAGCCCTAGCGTACGCGTTCTTGTACCTGTGCGCAGGACTGATCGTGGCAGGTATCATCATTTTATTCGCGTTAAAAAATTCACACAATTCAAAGCTTAGAAAAAAAGAACTGTACGCAAAGAAGCATCAGGATTACTTCGTATACGTTCAAGCTAATCTGACAGGCAGCGAACCCATCCGGCTTCCGATTGGCAAGCTTACCAAGCTTGAGAGGGAAGTCATTATGGACAAGTGTATTGCATGGATCGACCAGCTGAAGGGAGAGCATGCAGACAAGCTGCGTGATCTTACGCGGGAGACCGGCTTCGTAGATGAGCAATTGAAGCTGCTGAACAGCTCTTGGACAGGTACGGCTATACAGGCTGCTTACCGGCTGGGCGGTATGCGAAGCACCGAAGCGGCAGAGCCGATTCTAGAGCTGTTAAAAGAAGAGAAGAAAGTCAACTACGCTATTATCTACGCCCGGGCGGCAGCAAGATGTGCAGAGCGTCCGGCGCAGCTGAAGGAAATGCTGGGTTATCTGCTCAGTAAAGGCAAGCCTATACATCGCATGGCCGCAGATATTCTGATGGAGACAAGTCTTGAATCAAGCAAGCTGTTATATGAATTACTGGAATCTGACGATCCGGATTTCGTCAAAGTTGGTATTGTCGCAATGTCTGGACATGCTATTCCGGAAGTGATGCCGGCAGTAACACAGCTGTTTGGCTCCAAGGATCTGCATATCCGTTCTGAAGCGGTTAAGCTGTACCTCAGTACGAATCCCGTGCTTAAGGAACGGAATATCGTAGAGTGGATGGGAGATCCTGTGGCAGAAGTCAGAGCCGAAATGGCCAAGACGTTAGGGGCAGGCCATCAAGCCGGCAGCATTCCTCTCCTCAAAAATGCACTTGGAGATGAGGACTGGCTCGTTAGACATAACAGTGCGAACAGCCTGATGCAGCTTGGTGAGGAAGGCTTCGAGGCGCTGTGCGAGACAGCCTTGAAGGGAACTGGAGTCGCCAAGGATACGGCACTGGAATATGCAGAACGTGCCATAGAAGCGGCGAATGAGCATGAAGAGATCGAGAAGATGATGACCTTCAACAAGAAAAGGCTGATCTACAATCGTTACTTCGGCACCGCGCCGCAAGCAAATGCAAACCGGATGTCCGGCGTGATTGGAGGAGATTTCACTGCTTAG